The Vibrio kanaloae genome has a window encoding:
- the leuA gene encoding 2-isopropylmalate synthase, which yields MNDQVIIFDTTLRDGEQALAASLTVKEKLQIAYALERLGVDVIEAGFPVSSPGDFESVQTIAKHIKDSRICALSRAVAKDIDAAAEALKVAEQFRIHTFISTSTVHVQDKLRRSYDDVVEMAVKAVKHARNYTDDVEFSCEDAGRTPIDNLCRMVEAAINAGAKTINIPDTVGYTVPNEFGGIIQTLFNRVPNIDKAIISVHCHDDLGMSVANSIAAVQAGARQIEGTINGIGERAGNCSLEEVAMIIKTRQELLGVHTGLDHKEIHRTSKLVSQLCHMPIQDNKAIVGANAFSHSSGIHQDGMLKNKNTYEIMTPESIGLKNKALNLTSRSGRAAVKSHMDAMGYKDNEYNLDSLYEDFLKLADRKGQVFDYDLEALMHFANLRDEDDFYKLNYLSVQSGSVMSTTSIKLQCGDEEKCEAAVGNGPVDALYQCIYRLTGYEIVLDKFDLTAKGEGEDGLGQADIIANYKGRKYHGTGVSTDIVEASGQALLHVINSIQRADTIAEMKQQRIATV from the coding sequence AAGTAATAATTTTTGATACGACCTTACGTGACGGCGAGCAAGCTCTTGCAGCAAGTCTCACGGTAAAAGAGAAGTTACAGATCGCTTACGCTCTTGAGAGGCTGGGTGTGGACGTTATTGAGGCTGGCTTCCCAGTTTCTTCTCCCGGTGATTTCGAATCGGTTCAAACGATTGCGAAACACATCAAAGATAGCCGAATTTGTGCGCTTTCTCGTGCCGTTGCCAAGGATATAGACGCCGCAGCAGAAGCACTAAAAGTCGCAGAACAATTCCGTATCCATACCTTCATTTCAACCTCAACGGTTCACGTACAAGATAAATTGCGCCGTAGCTATGACGATGTTGTTGAGATGGCAGTAAAAGCCGTTAAACACGCTCGTAACTATACCGATGATGTTGAATTCTCTTGTGAAGATGCAGGGCGCACCCCAATTGATAACCTATGTCGCATGGTGGAAGCCGCCATCAACGCTGGCGCGAAAACCATCAACATTCCAGACACGGTAGGCTACACAGTGCCTAATGAGTTTGGTGGTATTATCCAAACTCTATTCAACCGAGTTCCAAACATTGATAAAGCCATCATCTCGGTGCACTGTCACGATGACTTAGGCATGTCGGTTGCTAACTCCATTGCGGCGGTACAAGCGGGTGCTCGCCAAATTGAAGGCACGATTAACGGTATTGGTGAACGTGCGGGTAACTGTTCTTTAGAAGAAGTCGCGATGATCATCAAAACTCGCCAAGAGCTTTTGGGTGTTCATACTGGTTTGGATCATAAAGAGATTCACCGTACCAGTAAGTTGGTTAGCCAGCTTTGCCATATGCCAATTCAAGACAACAAAGCTATCGTTGGTGCTAACGCATTCAGCCACTCTTCAGGCATTCACCAAGATGGCATGCTAAAGAACAAAAACACTTATGAGATCATGACCCCTGAGTCCATTGGCTTGAAAAACAAGGCATTGAACCTAACAAGCCGCAGTGGCCGTGCTGCCGTTAAGAGCCACATGGACGCTATGGGTTACAAAGACAATGAGTACAACCTAGATTCATTGTACGAAGACTTCTTAAAGCTTGCTGACCGCAAAGGCCAAGTGTTCGATTACGACCTAGAAGCACTAATGCACTTCGCAAACCTACGTGATGAAGATGACTTCTATAAACTGAATTACCTAAGCGTACAATCTGGTAGTGTTATGTCCACCACCAGCATCAAACTGCAATGTGGAGATGAAGAGAAATGCGAAGCGGCTGTTGGTAACGGCCCTGTTGATGCCTTATACCAATGCATCTACCGCTTAACGGGTTATGAAATCGTGCTAGACAAATTCGACCTAACCGCAAAAGGTGAAGGCGAAGATGGTTTAGGCCAAGCCGATATTATTGCTAACTATAAAGGCCGTAAGTACCACGGTACGGGCGTTTCAACCGATATCGTTGAGGCTTCTGGTCAAGCGCTACTGCACGTTATTAATAGCATTCAGCGCGCAGACACCATTGCAGAAATGAAACAGCAAAGAATCGCGACAGTTTAA
- the leuB gene encoding 3-isopropylmalate dehydrogenase, whose product MTDKSYKIAVLPGDGIGPEVMQQAHKVLDAIEKKHAISFSREEYDVGGIAIDNHGSPLPEATVAGCEESDAVLFGSVGGPKWEHLPPNDQPERGALLPLRKHFQLFCNLRPAQIHKGLESFSPLRADISERGFDIVVVRELTGGIYFGQPKGREGEGATEKAFDTEVYHRYEIERIAKIAFESARLRNKNVYSIDKANVLQSSILWREVVEEIAKDYPDVTLNHMYIDNATMQLIKDPSQFDVMLCSNIFGDIISDECAMITGSMGMLPSASLNESNFGLYEPAGGSAPDIAGKNIANPVAQILSAALMLRYSLGEEAAAQDIETAVSKALSAGELTADLAGGNQALTTSEMGDKIAEYILAS is encoded by the coding sequence ATGACAGATAAATCATACAAAATTGCCGTACTACCTGGTGATGGCATTGGCCCAGAAGTAATGCAACAAGCACATAAAGTGCTAGACGCGATCGAAAAGAAGCACGCGATTAGCTTTTCTCGCGAAGAGTATGATGTTGGTGGAATTGCGATTGATAATCACGGCAGTCCACTTCCAGAAGCAACAGTAGCGGGCTGTGAAGAATCTGACGCGGTACTTTTTGGTTCTGTCGGCGGACCTAAGTGGGAGCACCTTCCACCAAACGATCAACCAGAGCGTGGTGCCCTACTTCCTCTACGCAAGCACTTCCAACTGTTCTGTAATCTACGCCCGGCACAAATCCACAAGGGCTTAGAGTCGTTCTCTCCACTTCGCGCTGATATCTCTGAGCGTGGTTTTGACATCGTGGTTGTACGTGAACTAACAGGCGGCATCTACTTCGGCCAACCTAAAGGTCGCGAAGGCGAAGGCGCAACTGAAAAAGCGTTTGATACAGAGGTTTACCACCGTTACGAAATCGAACGTATTGCAAAAATTGCGTTTGAATCTGCACGTCTACGTAACAAAAATGTTTACTCAATCGACAAAGCGAACGTTCTACAGAGCTCTATCTTATGGCGTGAAGTGGTTGAAGAGATCGCAAAAGATTACCCAGATGTCACGCTAAACCATATGTACATCGACAACGCGACCATGCAGTTAATCAAAGACCCATCTCAGTTTGACGTAATGCTATGTTCAAACATCTTTGGTGACATTATCTCTGATGAGTGCGCAATGATCACGGGTTCTATGGGTATGCTTCCTTCTGCAAGCTTGAACGAAAGTAACTTCGGCCTATACGAACCTGCAGGTGGCAGCGCTCCAGATATTGCAGGCAAGAACATCGCGAACCCAGTCGCACAGATTCTTTCTGCCGCGCTAATGCTTCGTTACAGCCTAGGCGAAGAAGCGGCAGCACAAGATATAGAAACTGCGGTATCTAAAGCGCTTTCAGCAGGCGAGCTAACAGCAGACCTAGCAGGCGGCAACCAGGCGCTGACGACATCTGAAATGGGTGACAAGATTGCAGAGTATATCTTAGCTTCATAA